The Natronoglycomyces albus genome has a segment encoding these proteins:
- a CDS encoding glutamate--cysteine ligase yields MGEEIDSDVKTRCDVDEYRRKLKVSLQALEEMQYDTHRFSDHRPMTGLELELDLVDRYGHPAYTSLAVLHHLKEAVAPHGEHAAPFSAQQELGSFNLEINMPPRGISGRGLTEYEADIQQAVKAVRECAAKTDSLACAIGTLPTLFVDHLRENILSQGERYRLLDEAIMSSRGEQILIDIVGAEAIRRRFDTIAPEAANTSVQFHIQTTPEDFARYWNASQAIAGLQLVVGANSPYLFGRHLWAETRIKLFEQGTDTRIASERASGAIPRVWFGREWVNNIIDLYRENNYHFHPLLPHCSDDDPLADLRDGRVPELKELRFHNGTIYRWNRPIYDIHAGVPHLRVENRVVPAGPTTADVCANMALYHGLVHYLVHEDNPVWKRMDFQLASRNFQIAARHGINADQYWPEFGWQPGRKLLLETLLPAAEQGLSAMGVAAEDSARYLGIIEQRCRRGVNGASWQVARVAMAEHRDRLERHDALRAMMLDYIAQSSTGLPVHEWAL; encoded by the coding sequence ATGGGCGAAGAAATTGACAGCGATGTCAAGACGCGCTGCGACGTCGACGAATATCGACGCAAACTGAAAGTGTCCCTACAAGCGCTGGAGGAGATGCAGTACGACACGCACCGATTTAGTGACCATCGTCCGATGACCGGACTAGAGCTAGAACTCGACCTAGTCGACCGCTACGGTCATCCGGCCTACACCTCTCTAGCGGTTCTGCACCATCTGAAAGAGGCCGTCGCCCCTCACGGCGAACATGCCGCACCCTTTAGCGCGCAACAGGAACTGGGAAGCTTCAATCTGGAGATCAATATGCCCCCGCGCGGCATCTCCGGGCGTGGCTTGACCGAATACGAGGCCGATATTCAACAGGCGGTCAAAGCGGTGCGTGAATGTGCCGCCAAAACCGATAGTCTTGCCTGCGCGATAGGCACCCTGCCGACCCTATTCGTCGACCACCTACGCGAAAACATCCTCTCGCAAGGCGAACGTTACCGACTTCTCGACGAAGCGATCATGAGCTCGCGCGGAGAGCAGATCCTTATCGATATCGTTGGAGCCGAAGCAATTCGGCGTAGGTTCGACACGATAGCCCCTGAAGCGGCGAACACCAGCGTTCAATTCCATATCCAAACGACGCCCGAGGACTTCGCGCGCTACTGGAACGCCTCGCAAGCCATCGCGGGCCTCCAACTGGTCGTCGGTGCCAATTCGCCATACCTGTTCGGACGACATCTATGGGCGGAGACCCGCATCAAGCTGTTCGAACAGGGAACTGACACCCGAATCGCATCCGAGCGCGCCAGTGGGGCGATCCCCCGAGTCTGGTTCGGTCGCGAATGGGTCAATAACATCATTGACCTCTATAGAGAGAACAACTATCACTTCCACCCGCTTTTACCACATTGCTCGGACGACGACCCCCTCGCCGATCTGCGAGACGGTCGAGTGCCCGAGCTCAAGGAACTGCGATTCCACAACGGCACCATCTACCGTTGGAATCGCCCCATCTACGACATTCACGCAGGTGTACCCCATCTGCGGGTCGAGAACCGCGTGGTACCGGCTGGCCCCACCACTGCCGATGTCTGCGCCAATATGGCGCTGTACCACGGACTAGTGCACTACCTGGTGCATGAGGACAACCCTGTCTGGAAGCGAATGGACTTCCAGCTAGCCTCTCGCAACTTTCAAATCGCCGCCCGCCACGGGATCAACGCGGACCAATACTGGCCCGAATTCGGGTGGCAGCCGGGTCGCAAGCTGCTATTGGAGACGTTGCTGCCCGCCGCCGAGCAAGGACTCAGCGCCATGGGTGTGGCAGCTGAAGACAGCGCTCGTTACCTGGGAATCATCGAACAGAGGTGTCGACGTGGAGTCAATGGCGCGTCGTGGCAAGTAGCCCGGGTGGCGATGGCGGAACATCGTGACCGGTTGGAGCGTCACGACGCGTTGCGCGCCATGATGCTTGACTACATCGCCCAATCCTCGACCGGCCTGCCGGTCCACGAATGGGCGCTGTAG
- a CDS encoding CDP-alcohol phosphatidyltransferase family protein translates to MTTRPTLTTADFHSHLRGGGLFTMANQRGAAYFSLAAYRLGWAPTHLTLINLFLGLSASALVIGYAGPAAESGWAWWPIALAVTLMWQVAYMFDCADGQLARATGTGSAAGARVDILCDVAIQASFVAAIVTVVHAYWPHTPVWISAAFAALWMVNLVTSVLASSDTHDSLINNDSLPIRIAKLIRDFSFIIIVVGVALALWPESLLGIMIFFGAVNGLFLLASIAVAARKALRPAAVASHDTGE, encoded by the coding sequence GTGACGACGCGACCCACACTCACCACCGCCGATTTCCACTCCCACTTGCGCGGAGGTGGCCTGTTCACCATGGCCAACCAGCGCGGCGCGGCCTACTTCTCCCTGGCCGCCTACCGCCTGGGGTGGGCACCCACGCACCTCACCCTCATCAATTTGTTCCTTGGCCTGTCGGCTTCGGCACTGGTCATCGGATACGCCGGCCCGGCCGCCGAAAGCGGTTGGGCCTGGTGGCCTATCGCCCTCGCCGTGACGCTGATGTGGCAGGTCGCATACATGTTCGACTGCGCCGACGGGCAGTTGGCTCGCGCCACCGGCACCGGCTCAGCGGCAGGGGCTCGCGTCGACATCCTGTGCGACGTGGCCATCCAGGCCTCATTCGTCGCCGCCATCGTCACAGTTGTCCACGCCTACTGGCCCCACACCCCGGTGTGGATCTCGGCGGCGTTCGCCGCCTTGTGGATGGTCAACCTCGTGACGTCGGTCCTGGCTTCCTCCGACACCCACGACTCGCTCATTAATAACGACAGCTTGCCCATTCGCATCGCGAAACTTATCCGCGACTTCAGCTTCATCATCATTGTCGTGGGCGTGGCATTGGCCTTGTGGCCCGAATCGCTCCTGGGCATCATGATCTTCTTCGGAGCCGTCAACGGCCTCTTCCTTCTAGCCAGCATCGCCGTCGCCGCCCGCAAGGCGCTACGCCCCGCCGCAGTAGCCAGCCACGACACCGGCGAGTAG
- a CDS encoding acylphosphatase: protein MARKLDPKAHVVTIEKISLARKHAQPPAHNFDRPGQQILVGVHARDDSSEQVTHWGQVDIDALETDMVWEELTSLAKALPGTAINRTSWKVTSGVPAAAEAINGALASLVRSQDPPSLSSLRRLVHRPLKEVDEVELATSAQEYAVYPETRPDIGAAQNDYSHYLIPGAMEGPNGTSLREETALRMGLEVLRLSRNTVAVSVPGEDVTLLFEQGRAPLMSHGATSLVADKGITRKILKRHRIPVAPGFTTSQTRLSNFKDKVSKLGFPLVVKPARGSKGEGITTGIEQWDDLEKAVGAAHDSRFRGNKIVVERHMQGEDYRFLCTQNSALSITRRQRASVLGNGHNSVLELITLHNVGRRKVPSCRGTLIHPNEEVRSWITSQGHDLNSIPRSGERVFLAGVNNVSQGGVGVEVLDETHPTLTALAIKSLRATGLNFGGVDMIIPNHRLPADEQAIAVTEVNTSPSLTGHFFPNFGPGRDVFAEFLRQHLARHDIDVPPMQEKLCVQVSIRGHVAGVGYGSWMAAAATELDVDGSIRVDDLGHRAEAILYGEARAVSTIVRRSIEGPPEASPAEVFTRRFATVPERGFSVIGH from the coding sequence GTGGCTAGAAAACTAGACCCCAAAGCTCACGTCGTCACCATCGAAAAGATCTCCCTCGCCAGAAAGCACGCCCAGCCACCGGCGCACAACTTTGACCGCCCTGGCCAGCAAATACTAGTCGGCGTTCACGCCCGGGACGACAGTTCCGAGCAGGTCACCCATTGGGGCCAAGTAGACATAGATGCCCTTGAGACCGACATGGTGTGGGAAGAACTCACGTCGTTGGCCAAAGCGCTCCCCGGCACTGCTATCAACCGCACGTCATGGAAGGTCACTTCCGGCGTTCCGGCCGCGGCAGAGGCGATCAATGGCGCGCTGGCATCCCTGGTGAGGTCGCAAGACCCACCGAGCTTGAGCAGTCTTCGGAGATTGGTTCACCGCCCGCTCAAAGAAGTCGACGAGGTTGAACTTGCCACCTCGGCGCAAGAGTATGCGGTATATCCCGAAACCAGACCTGACATTGGCGCCGCGCAAAACGACTATTCGCACTACCTGATTCCCGGGGCGATGGAAGGCCCCAATGGGACCTCGCTGCGCGAGGAGACAGCCCTGCGGATGGGGCTGGAGGTCTTGAGGTTGTCACGAAACACTGTGGCCGTATCGGTCCCAGGCGAGGATGTGACCTTGCTGTTTGAGCAAGGTCGCGCTCCCTTGATGAGTCACGGGGCAACCAGCCTAGTGGCAGACAAGGGAATAACCCGAAAAATACTAAAGCGGCATCGGATACCGGTCGCGCCCGGCTTCACCACCTCACAAACCAGGCTTTCAAACTTTAAGGACAAAGTTTCAAAACTTGGGTTTCCGCTGGTCGTCAAACCAGCACGCGGATCGAAAGGCGAAGGAATCACCACCGGCATCGAGCAATGGGACGACCTTGAAAAAGCAGTCGGAGCCGCTCACGATTCACGATTCCGAGGAAACAAGATTGTGGTCGAACGTCATATGCAGGGCGAAGATTACCGATTCTTGTGCACTCAAAATTCCGCTCTCTCCATTACTCGTCGGCAACGCGCATCAGTTCTGGGAAACGGACACAATTCGGTCCTAGAGCTCATCACGCTCCACAATGTTGGAAGACGAAAGGTGCCCTCGTGCCGAGGAACACTGATTCACCCCAATGAGGAGGTGCGATCATGGATAACCTCGCAAGGCCATGACCTCAATTCGATTCCGCGCTCCGGAGAACGGGTGTTCTTGGCCGGAGTCAACAACGTCAGCCAAGGCGGGGTGGGGGTCGAGGTGCTCGACGAAACACACCCGACATTGACCGCGCTGGCGATAAAGTCCTTGCGAGCGACCGGGCTGAATTTCGGGGGCGTCGACATGATCATTCCCAATCACCGGCTGCCCGCTGACGAACAAGCCATTGCCGTGACGGAGGTAAACACCTCCCCCAGCCTGACCGGTCATTTCTTTCCCAACTTCGGCCCAGGGCGGGACGTGTTCGCCGAATTCCTACGTCAGCATCTAGCGCGGCACGACATTGACGTACCACCAATGCAGGAGAAGCTCTGTGTCCAGGTCAGCATTCGGGGGCATGTAGCTGGCGTCGGCTACGGGTCGTGGATGGCCGCGGCTGCCACGGAGCTCGATGTCGACGGCAGCATCCGTGTGGATGACCTCGGCCACCGGGCCGAGGCGATTCTCTACGGCGAGGCGAGGGCCGTCTCCACCATCGTCAGACGCAGCATTGAGGGCCCTCCGGAAGCCTCACCAGCGGAGGTGTTCACCCGCAGGTTCGCCACGGTCCCCGAACGCGGGTTTTCAGTCATAGGGCACTAA
- a CDS encoding CBS domain-containing protein: protein MRVADAMSEIVLSIGPAHTLRQASALMARRRVGSAVVVDPDAVGHGILTERDILNAIGAGLDPDVEHAAAHLTSDLVYAGPDWTLLKAAEAMLRGGFRHLIVMDDSTPVGILSVRDIVRAWAHQQAPAQV, encoded by the coding sequence ATGCGGGTAGCGGATGCGATGAGTGAAATCGTCTTGTCAATCGGACCGGCTCATACACTGAGGCAGGCTTCGGCGCTTATGGCCAGGCGCCGAGTGGGCTCAGCGGTGGTGGTGGACCCCGATGCGGTCGGGCACGGGATCTTGACCGAACGCGACATTCTCAATGCCATAGGGGCGGGCTTGGACCCGGATGTCGAACACGCGGCGGCTCATTTGACCAGCGATTTGGTCTACGCGGGCCCCGACTGGACGTTGCTGAAAGCGGCCGAGGCCATGCTGCGGGGCGGTTTCCGCCACTTGATCGTCATGGACGACTCGACTCCCGTCGGGATCTTGTCCGTGCGCGACATTGTGCGGGCCTGGGCCCACCAACAGGCACCTGCGCAAGTGTGA